In Gemmata obscuriglobus, a single genomic region encodes these proteins:
- a CDS encoding ATP-binding protein yields MDETKLAELLGWAIGATSNEMPNGVVFSPDPDSRFVQVEVQSGNAADKVLVAICDRGAQGSGLKNQIEETVKQCGELPSVFVRSTDFPKSPQAEVAKRLGKLCAPVGKHRKVVVENADWRAMVAFRQFVQQHQKADGFGAWRQQVRPLANLPSLRRVLDLDRLEAAAPKPQPPAPPLPPAGLAKAAPPAAVPAPVAPPAAPAKAAGAIRFAVTRGALPAPVELEPKSLCRHAAFLGGSGSGKTTAALAIIEELLLAGVPAVLLDRKGDLAQYADPAAWAAPEPDADRAARRARLRAAIDVQLYTPGTNEGRPLAISIAPPGLATAPASEREQHAQYAAAGLAQMMGYRGRGIDPKLVILQKAIEVLVAAGRAVTVDTLQKLVSDQDDALLMEFDGQYEERHFRTLRQDLYSLGARHRRLFEAPEALDIDALLGRGAFAAPGRTRLTVLNTGALGDAATIDFWVSQLLLALDQWRQRHPAPGALQAVFLFDEADAYLPAVGKPATKGPMESLLRRARSAGLGLFLATQSPGDFDYKCRDQITTWLVGQVKQPVAIEKLKPVLQSKPGAADRVADQKVGEFWLVREGDVRAIQAARNLIPTEQLSEDRILELARVGRAV; encoded by the coding sequence GTGGACGAGACGAAGCTCGCCGAGCTGCTGGGGTGGGCCATCGGGGCCACGTCCAATGAGATGCCGAACGGAGTCGTATTCAGCCCGGACCCGGACAGCCGGTTCGTCCAGGTTGAGGTTCAAAGCGGTAACGCAGCCGACAAGGTGCTTGTTGCAATTTGCGACCGGGGCGCACAAGGTAGCGGGCTGAAGAACCAGATTGAGGAGACGGTCAAGCAGTGCGGCGAGTTGCCGTCGGTGTTCGTCCGCTCGACCGACTTCCCGAAATCGCCACAAGCCGAAGTCGCCAAGCGCCTCGGGAAGCTGTGCGCGCCGGTCGGTAAGCACCGAAAGGTTGTCGTCGAGAACGCCGACTGGCGGGCCATGGTCGCGTTCCGCCAGTTCGTCCAACAGCACCAGAAGGCGGACGGGTTCGGCGCCTGGCGCCAGCAGGTCCGGCCGCTCGCCAACCTGCCCTCCCTTCGCCGGGTGCTCGATCTGGACCGACTCGAAGCGGCGGCCCCGAAGCCGCAGCCGCCCGCGCCGCCGCTGCCGCCCGCGGGCCTCGCCAAGGCGGCGCCGCCGGCGGCCGTCCCCGCACCGGTCGCGCCGCCCGCGGCGCCGGCGAAGGCGGCGGGAGCGATCCGGTTCGCCGTCACCCGCGGCGCGCTCCCGGCGCCCGTCGAACTGGAGCCCAAGAGCCTGTGCCGGCACGCGGCGTTCCTCGGCGGGTCGGGGAGCGGGAAAACGACCGCAGCGCTCGCGATCATTGAAGAACTGCTCCTGGCCGGGGTGCCGGCCGTGCTGCTCGACCGCAAGGGCGACCTGGCCCAGTACGCCGACCCCGCCGCGTGGGCCGCGCCCGAACCGGACGCCGACCGCGCGGCCCGCCGGGCACGGCTGCGCGCGGCGATCGACGTTCAGCTCTACACGCCCGGGACGAACGAGGGGCGCCCGCTGGCCATTTCGATCGCCCCGCCCGGGCTGGCAACCGCCCCGGCCAGCGAGCGCGAGCAACACGCCCAGTACGCCGCCGCCGGACTGGCCCAGATGATGGGGTACCGGGGCCGCGGCATCGACCCCAAACTGGTGATCCTGCAAAAGGCCATTGAGGTGTTGGTCGCGGCCGGACGCGCGGTCACCGTGGACACGCTGCAGAAGCTCGTCAGCGATCAGGACGATGCGCTCCTCATGGAGTTCGACGGCCAGTACGAGGAGCGACACTTCCGGACGCTCCGGCAGGATCTGTACTCGCTCGGCGCCCGGCACCGGCGGCTGTTCGAGGCCCCGGAAGCGCTCGACATCGACGCGCTGCTCGGGCGCGGGGCGTTCGCGGCGCCCGGACGCACCCGGCTCACGGTGCTCAACACCGGCGCGCTCGGGGACGCGGCTACGATCGACTTCTGGGTGTCCCAACTGCTGCTGGCGCTCGACCAGTGGCGGCAGCGGCACCCGGCGCCCGGCGCGTTGCAGGCCGTGTTCCTGTTCGACGAGGCGGACGCGTACCTCCCGGCGGTCGGGAAGCCGGCGACCAAGGGGCCGATGGAGAGCCTGCTGCGGCGCGCCCGGTCCGCCGGCCTCGGCCTGTTCCTGGCGACCCAGAGCCCCGGCGACTTCGATTACAAGTGCCGGGACCAGATCACGACGTGGCTGGTGGGACAGGTCAAGCAGCCGGTGGCGATCGAAAAGCTGAAACCGGTGCTCCAGTCGAAGCCCGGCGCGGCCGATCGGGTCGCGGACCAGAAGGTCGGCGAGTTTTGGCTGGTGCGCGAGGGGGACGTGCGCGCGATCCAGGCGGCGCGGAACCTGATCCCGACGGAGCAACTCTCCGAGGACCGGATTCTGGAACTCGCCCGCGTGGGGCGTGCCGTTTGA